AGAAAAACAGGTAATGTCATCGCTAGCAAGTGAAACCGCGCCAGTTTCCATCGCGAAACTGCGAGAAAATATGCAATTATCTCGTTCGCGCCAGCGTTGCGTAGCAGTATCGCAATTGTTGAAAATCATGCAATCCTTGGGACGGCGTTCACTAATTGAAAAAATCCAGGAAGGCGATCGCACATTTTTCACCCTTGGGCCCGTAGTACAAGAGTATGTCAAAACTCAATATTCCCGCCCAAACTGTGAGTAATAAAAAAGGCGTTCCCCAACCTGCGTAGGCAGGTTTTGTTTGTGTAGCGGCGATTTCAATCGCTGTGGCTTCGATCGCACTCCCACCAAAGAAACCGGGTTTTTACCAAGGTTAAACGCATTAACGCAAAAATTTCGGAAAAAACCCGGTTTCTGCCTCAATGCCCGATCGCCGTAGGGTGCGTCAGATCACGTTATATTGTATGCAGGTTTAATAAATCTTGGCTGACGCACCCTACAATTAATTCCCCTTACTTACAAAGACGGCGAAAATGTAGCCTTAATTGCCGCTGACGAATTGGCAAGCTTAATAGAGACAGTATATCTGCTGCGATCGCGTGTTGATTACTGATCAAGCATTTGGTCTTATTTCTTATCTAGTAATCAGCTTACCTTGATTTCTTGCCGCCCTAATTACATTGTGGTTAGCAGTAAAAACTTTGATACCAGGAACAGTCACATAATCACCATCATCAGTAATTACTTGAACTACCCCTGCTTTATCCATTGCTTCCAGAATTAGCAGATCGTAGCCATCTAAAAGTTGAGTTTGAAATCTAGTTAAAGATGCGTTAGTTGTAGTTTCATCAATAGTTACATCAGTCGATACAGCAATAGATGTTACCTGACCCCAAGCAGCTATAACTTCAGCTACTACGTTAGCTCTTTCTGTTGGATCGTTATGGCGATATTCTTTTGTGTTTAATGTAGTCGAAAAAATTTTTCGTTCTGCCTGTTCAATATTATGTGCTAACTCTGCCAAAGAAAGTCCACAATATAAAAGCAATCCTTGAGCAGAAATAATTTTTCTTAAATAAGCAGAATAATCCTTAATTTGATAGGGAAGAGCAGAGGTACTGGCTTGAGTGTAAGTCAGCCAGTACCAGACATTAGTATCTACCAGAAAAATGTCATCTTTTTGAGGTGTGTCAAACTGGATATTAACTACCTCAGCCTTGACTGCATATTGGATTGCCATTATACATTTCCCACCTGTTGGCTGACAATTTCATTGATTGCATTGCGAGTTGCATTATCTGCTGCGTAGTAGCGTTTTGAGTTCTTAATCACCTGTTTGAGTATTTGATGGCCTACACTATTAAGATGAGAAAATGTCAGCAGACGGTTTAAAGTGTCTGGGGAGATATCCCTAAGTAGCTGTCCAATGGCAAAATTGAAGAACGGAGATGCAAAAATCTCTACACCAGCAAAGTCAAGCTCCACAGCGTGCTCTGCCCGTAGTTCGGGGTATGTCAACTCATACACCTTCATACCGTCATCGGGTGTCATGCAAGTTTTGCCAATCAAAGTGCCAATCTTGTAAGATTTCATATTTCAGAAGTTCCATCAGAAAAGTGGGGCGTCGCCGTCGGTGTCAGAAGCCAGCACATAAATGGCTTCATCACATTGGAGGGTAATGTTAACCAGTGTCCCTCCGAAAAAGGTTTGGCGCTTTTGGTAAGTTTCCTGATCTTTGTTAATCAGTGCATACCCATTGTGACTGAAAAACTCCAACTTTCCTCTATTCATCTTTACAAATCTTTTCAGAGAGTCAAGTCCAACGCCCCCAGCAACATCACCGCGCCTGGTTGTAGTTCCTGCTTCAAATGCCCATTTTAGGGCTTCGTCTACTGGTAAATCCGAAAGTTTTCGGAATAGGCGCACATTTTGGGGAATCCCAACACCGAAGTCAACGACAGTCAGTTTTAGTTCCTTTTTTTTAGGGTAGTGCTGTCCACAGCTAAAGACTCCGATTTCTGTTTGACCATGCTCAAAGGCGTTAGCGTAGATCTCCCAAACGGTTCCTACGATGACGTTTTGCAATTTTTGACTTATATCAACCCAGTCTCGTCCTAGCCATTTTTCTGCTAGGTAGTCAACCAAGCCATCTTTATCTTGTTTTTTATCTTCTCGATAAGGGATAGAATTACCCTGCCAAGGTTCTTTATTCTCACAAAAAGCATATATGAATCCGTTTTGTTCAAGATTCATTTTTACGTCGTTATGAATGCTATCCCAATTAATGTTTAATTTTATCGAGCGGGATTGAACGAGACGAATTAATCCTCCCAGAAAAGCTACGGCATTTTGTTTGAGAAAAAAACATTTAGAAAAGTCAATAATTACTTCTGAGCAATCCTCATTTAGTTGATCCAAAAGCTGAAACAGATTGTCAAAATCCTTCAGCTTATCATTGATTGTAGGGATTTTAAGAGTCACGCTCATAATTATTCTATGGAAGGCTTGATCCAGAAAGAAATTTAGTAAAATATCAATCAGCCGATCGCACTGTCAACCTCTGCGGTGCAATTCCCCTTACTTAGCCCGCACCACCAACACCGAACAAGGAGCCTCAGCCACAACCTCAGCGCTTACCGAACCCTCCAAAATCCGCTTCAAACCAGTCAAACCGCGACAGCCGATCGCAATTAAGTCTACTTTATAAATATTCGCCAACCGCAAAATCTCCTCGGCTGGTTCCCCCGACACAATCTCTAACTCACTCTGGCAAGGCAAAGTTTCCTGATAAGATTGCAATAACTTCTCTACTTCTCGGTAAGCAATCTCATTTCCCTGAGCGTGAGGTCGATCGACAA
The window above is part of the Microcoleus sp. bin38.metabat.b11b12b14.051 genome. Proteins encoded here:
- a CDS encoding STAS-like domain-containing protein, with product MKSYKIGTLIGKTCMTPDDGMKVYELTYPELRAEHAVELDFAGVEIFASPFFNFAIGQLLRDISPDTLNRLLTFSHLNSVGHQILKQVIKNSKRYYAADNATRNAINEIVSQQVGNV
- a CDS encoding ATP-binding protein, with product MSVTLKIPTINDKLKDFDNLFQLLDQLNEDCSEVIIDFSKCFFLKQNAVAFLGGLIRLVQSRSIKLNINWDSIHNDVKMNLEQNGFIYAFCENKEPWQGNSIPYREDKKQDKDGLVDYLAEKWLGRDWVDISQKLQNVIVGTVWEIYANAFEHGQTEIGVFSCGQHYPKKKELKLTVVDFGVGIPQNVRLFRKLSDLPVDEALKWAFEAGTTTRRGDVAGGVGLDSLKRFVKMNRGKLEFFSHNGYALINKDQETYQKRQTFFGGTLVNITLQCDEAIYVLASDTDGDAPLF
- a CDS encoding universal stress protein; its protein translation is MLNTVLVAIDNSEFAAEVLQAVAQFKLEPTAKVILAHVVSAGTLDFDAVVDRPHAQGNEIAYREVEKLLQSYQETLPCQSELEIVSGEPAEEILRLANIYKVDLIAIGCRGLTGLKRILEGSVSAEVVAEAPCSVLVVRAK